Genomic segment of Sarcophilus harrisii chromosome 4, mSarHar1.11, whole genome shotgun sequence:
GGATTCCCCTTCCTATGATAGTATTACAAACTTCTACCTCTCTTAAATCCAGTGTTGCCTTAAAGCCTTGCTTAGATGGACATCAGAGTCATAGTCCCATAGTCCCCAATCATCTGTTACATTCTTTTATGCTCCAGATTGCTAGTAAACAATTCTTAATATCCACTCCCACCTTGGCAAGGTGAGCAACAATCTTGTGGCCATACAGGGTGACCAGAGGAAGTTGTAATTGCTGGGAAAGAGGTTGACCATAGGAGTAAGAGAAATTATTGGACATACTTTTAGAGAGGATCTTGAGACTGGTTGAGACAATGGGGGGGGCACTTTTAAATGGTGGACTATTTTCAGAATTGCAGACATATAGAAAAAGGCTCAGGTCCCTTGACTTCCATTGCCTACAACAGTCAAGACTATTGAGAGCAGATTCTGCCCAATTCCAAGCTTAAGAACTCTTTTTCTCTCATGTATTCTTTGGATCGTTTTAATTGGTATAAGTTCTCTGATCACTGTTCGCTGCTTTCTTTGGTAAGGAGATTGATAATGGCCTTTTTATAAATAGCACTTGATGAAAAAGTGCTAAGCCAGTGAGTGTAAACTGAGAGTTATCTTCCTCCTGGACAGCAATAAGAGGGAAGGGTTGTTGCCCTAGACTAGACATGTCTGAAGTATGGCATAGCAACATGTCTAGCTTAATACCtttctagagaaaagagaaatctgCCAACTTGATCCTGGCAACCTCTACCTTCTGAAGTCTGTAAGGCATATTAGAATGGTCCTCTTCCTACTTTGCAAAGGTGGAACAGATCCCAGATCATACTGTTACTGGCCTCTTTTTATATTAGGCACAAAACAGAGATTTTTTAAGTTacaaattccttttcattttttatagtatttaattttccacaattatataaaatatatatatatatatatatatatatatatatatatatatatttacaagatTGTTTTCCCCCAagtacaagattttgagttccaaaatttaatctctccttcccctcccttcttcctaaaatggtaggcaACTTGATATAGGTtgtatatgtgcaattatgtagaatttattttcatattagtcacagttgtaaaGCAGCAgcagatcagaaagaaaaaaatcatgaaagaaataaaggatgtgAAAAAGTACACATCAATTTccattcagaatccatcagtttTTTTATATGGTCATGGATAGCACTTTCCATAATGAATCCTTtctatttgtcttggatcattatgttcctgagaaaagctaagtcatttCTAGCTGATCCCCATACAATGTTGCtaatactgtgtacaatatttcctagttctattcattttgtatcagtttatacaagGCTTTCcgggttttctgaaatcttcctgttcaaGATTTCTTAGTGTAAAATACTATTCCagtacattcatttaccatactTGTTCAatccttccccaattgatgggcatctcctcaatttccagtatTTTGGTTTGATAGAaagggctactataaatattattgtgcaTGTAAATCCTTTcccctatgtgtgtgtgtgggaggcaTCTGATCTTTTGGCTGGTGTGATTGGATGTAGTGATGCTGGACACGGGGAAAGATTTTAAGGCGATAGGATGATGGCCTGGAAGGCAGGTGGATGGGAGTGCATGTGGCAGAGTGTGGGTGGGATGTGTCAGGGCCTGGCTCCTGACAGGGAATGCCGGTCACTTTGGACACTGACTCCTGAGGCCGCGTGGGCTCCGCAGGCTGCCTTGTACAGGTATGAAACTCCTGCTTTCCCTGCTGGGCCCTAGATAAGGAAACAGGACAAAAGAGAGACCAGAAAAGTGAGTTGATGCCGTTTATTACCAGGAGGGCAGTGGCCAGGGCCATCCCCGAGCACTTTGACTTTAGAGAGAGTCTGCCAGGGGCTGCAAGCAGTGGGCCCGGGTGCAGGCATGAGCTTAGAGAGAGCCTGCCAGGGGGCTGCAAGCGGTGGGGCTGGGTGCGGGCATGAGCTGAGAGAGAGCCTGCCAGGGGGCTGCAAGCGGTGGGGCCGGGTGCACACTGAAGCGGGTGCCGAGGCTGGGGGCAGCCATGGTGTAGAGGAGGACTGGCATTGGTTCCACTGGCGGAGCTGTTCGCTGTGTCTTGATGTCTGTGCGGTCTCTGCAAGGTGGGATGGTGGTGGGTGGCTGGTCAGATGCTGAAGCTGATGCCCGGAGAAGGAACCCAGAGGCCCACTGAAGTCGGGCCCGGGGTGGGGGAGAGACAAAGGGCATCAGCCAGGGGGACAGAGAGCAGCACCCTGTGGTCAACAGCAAGATTTCTGGCCACAGCTGAGAGTGCAGCAGATGGGTTTGCAGCAGGTGGGCCGGCAGCCGAGGGCCACATAGGAGGCAGGGCGGCAGCAGGTGGTGGCTGGATAGCAGGAGGGTGTGCagcaagaagaggaggaagacgTGGGTGCGCAGTAAGGGGGTTTGCAGGAGACAGGCACATAACAGGAGGCTGGGCTGCACACGGGCCGGCAGATGAGGGACACGCAGGAGGCCGGGGGGCAGCAGCTGGACGGGCAGCAGCAGGAGGTGGGGCAACAGGATGTGGTCACAGAGCAGCTGGGCAGGGAGATGCAGCAGCTGGGCTTGCAGCACACGGGGACGCAGAGAGGCTGCCCGGAGGGGAAGGCAGCAGAACTGGGGCTTAAGAGGCCGGCCAGGAAGCCCCGCCAGGGGTGGGCAGCAGGGGGGAGCAGGAGGGTGGGCCCTGGCAGGGGCCAGGAAGCCGGAAGGTGGGGCAACTGGCCGGGCCCAACCACAGGGGACCCGGGGGCTGGGACAAGGGGGCCAGACGGGGTCCCATTTGGGAGTTTCCGGCCAGGAAGACGGGCAAGTATCAAGGGGCAAACTTGGCCCCTAGGGAGGCGAGCCTTGAGGCCCAAGGGCCACGGGGTTGTTGGGGAGAGTTGGGAGTGGGAATGGGTGTTGGGGTGAAATTGACCGGGGGAGGGTGAGCCTTTGGAGGGGCTTTTTTTGccggggggtgggggaagggagggtttTTGGTTGGGTGAAGCGTCCCCGGGAAGGTCCCAGGGGGGTTTTTAATCCCTTGGAGGATGGCCCAAAACCCCTTCCCTTGTTGTTGGGGCCCTTTTAAAGGGTTTGGGGTGGTGAAAGCCTTGgtggtttgttttatttggtgGGTGTGTGGTCGGGTGTGTGAGTGTTGGGGTGGGTGTGTGTGGTTTTGGGAGAGCACAGGTTACAGGGATTTGAGTTTATGGTATCCTACCTTGGGTTCTGTTGGCTCCCTGATGCCAAAGGTGAGGCTGAAAGGAAGTCAGTGGGTTTGACTTCTGGTGAAGGGAGGAGAGGGCTAGCCAACGCTGGGCATCATCATGTCATACTGAGGGGCAGGTGCCGAGGCTTCTGTTTTCTGAATCGGTTCTTTGTTGTAGAAGCTGTGACTTCACAAAAAGCCAGGGAGAGAAAGCGTCCCGGAGCGCACCGACACAGCGATCTGATTGGCCAGCGGGGCAGCTTCCGTTCAGTGACGTCGGAGCGAGAGTGTAGGGGCTCAAGGCGAGAGGGGGAGCAAGAAGTGGCCGCCGGTTGGACCGGAAGGCGACTCGAGGGGTGGCTGACGAGGATGAAGGTTCGCCAGCCTTGGCGGAGGCTGGAGCTGcttagagggaaggagagagcagAGAGCGAGCGAGAATGGCGGAGGCGCGAGCGCGCAACGCCAGCAGGACTGCTCCACGCACAAAGAGAGCGAGTGGGAGAAGAAGAGACTCCCATGGCTTCCTGTAGGGAAGAGGAGTTGTAGGTCCATGTCAGGGCTCTTGGGCAGGAAAAGGCTTCCCACCCTGGGTCCCTCTAACAGAATGGGAGGGCGGAAGAACCAACAAGTGGAATACCCCAAATCACCCGGGACTTGGGTGTCCGTGAGCTCCTGGCCTGGACTTGAAGGCCCCAAGGGATCTTTCTTTCCAGTCTTGTTGATCATTCCGCCCCCCGTTCCTTCCAGCAAGCCTTTTATCTCCCCACCAACACCCGACTCATTTCGGGTTTACTAACCCCCATCCAAAGATCCTCCCCACTTTTTTATCCCATAATTCAGTCCTCCCTCTATACCCTTAAAGCAAAATGTAATATatcactatttttctcttttactaagTTTTCTCTGTTTTCCCCTTTTAGAATGAAACCCACCCTTTTTGCAACTCCCTTTCAGTGGGGGTTTATTATCATCAGAGGGAAAAATTCCACCTtggggaaagaacaaaaaaatactcttcttccttcttcaaaaaATTTCACCAAGGACTTGGGGAAAAAGTCTTCCATCACCTTTTCCCTCTGGAGGGACCATCCCCCAGAGCGGCCTCCCAGGAGGATGCCAAGGGTCCCGGTGAAGGCCCCACTCTTTCCAAGATCCTCGGGACCCCACTGAAGGATCTCCTGGGGTCCTGGGCATCTGCATCAGCGTCCGAGGAGAGACAGTGGTCAAGGCTTTGATGTGGTCTGACCCGCTAGTCCCATGATGCAGCTCCAGATATGGCCTGGTTTGAGAGCAGGACTGATGGGGTTGGGGCTGCTTCCTCTCCCAGGGTTCTTGCTCCTCATGAGTAAAGTTATTGTGTTTTAATTATTTGTCTTCATGTTCCTAATGTCGGACATATGGCGACTCAGCAAAAGGTTATGGATTCGTTGATTGAATGTGTTCCCATAAGAAATTCGAAGGAAACATTGTTTTCTCAGGGAATTCCTCTTCTCTTAATGATATCAGTTAGAGTCGAGGGAAGTCTGGGTAGACTTGTCCCCCTCGTGGGTGCCAGCTGTGGGCTGGGGCTGCTGAAGAATAAGAAGAGCTAGACatacaaaaaaaaggcagaaaggatCCTGCCCTTAAAGAGGGATGTGAGGTGAAAACAGCTAGATGGACAGATAGAAGACATGTAGTAGAGGGGAGTTGTTAAGGCCACCCTTAGGGCCGTTTACACCCTTGTTTTCATCATTAACTCTCCAGCCCCCTCTATCTCCCAATCCCTCCTCCTGGTTCTTCTCTCTGATCCCAGTCTCCTTTTCCAGATTGCCATCCATATTGTTGCTTCCAAAGCTTTGTCCTGGGCCCTGCCTTCTCTTACTCTACTTTCtgggtgatttcatcagttttcatGGGCTCAGCCAGGTGCTCACACATCTGCTCTGGCCTGTCTCTGAGCTACAATCATACATTGCCAACTGCCACCGGCCACCTCAATTTATTTGTCCCATAAGCATTTCAACCCCAATgtccaaaaagtaaaaaagccATTTAATATCTTTGACTCAAAACCATTGCTTCTTCCCAACTTTCCTATTTTCAAGGAGGGCTAAATCAGACTTGGAAACCTAGATCATCCTTAATCTGACTCAACCACTATCTGtgtgttttgtgatttttttacatttaccaCATCTTTCCCAGACATCTCTTTCTGGGATCCCAAACtgaccctcatcacctctcacctgcaCAAGTTTCCTGCCTCAACTCTGTCCACTCTGGGCCGCCAAAGTGATTCTCCTGAAGCAGACATCTGAGTGGATCACTATTCAATAACCTCCAGGGGCTACCTCTTATCTCCTGAAAGCCCTTCCCATCTCACACAAGCCCTGTTTAGCCCATTCTCAATCTGGCACCCCTGGAAGGCTTGCACCACTTCTAGTCAGTCTCGGCTCCGATAGCCTTCAcaccctcctcacctctgcctttgCGTTTGTCTGCCCCCCACCCTTTCTGAAGGCAACCTTTCCAGTCCCCTGCCTCCTACTATTAGAGCCTTCTCCCTGAGATCACCTTCCACTGTCCTCAACAGCTCTTGTATGTTCACAGTTGTTTACTCATTGTCTCTTGTGTTAGTTCCTTGAAGGCTGGGCCCACCACCCAGTAGTATAATATCATATAAGTAGTATAacgtaagttccttgaaggccaGGCTCACACCTAGTAGTATAATATACTATAAATAGtataatataagttccttgaaggctgGGCCCACCACCTAGTAGTATATCATATAAGTAGTATAAGTTCCCTGAAGGCCAGGCCCACCACCTAGTAGTATAATATACTATAAGtagtataagttccttgaaggccaGGCCCACACCTAGTAGtataatataagttccttgaaggctgGGTCCACCACCTAGTAGTATAATATACTATAAGTAGTATAATATAAGTTCCTGAAGGCCAGGCCCACCACCTAGTAGTATAATATACTATAAATAGtataatataagttccttgaaggctgGGCCCACCACCTAGTAGTATATCATATAAGTAGTATAAGTTCCTGAAGGCCAGGCCCACACCTAGTAGTATAATATACTATAAGtagtataagttccttgaaggccaGGCCCACACCTAGTAGTATAATATACTATAAGTAGTATAATATAAGTTCCTGAAGGCCAGGCCCACCACCTAGTAGTATAATATACTATAAATAGTATAATATAAGTTTCCTGAAGGCCAGGCCCACACCTAGTAGTATAATATACTATAAGtagtataagttccttgaaggccaGGCCCACACCTAGTAGTATAATATACTATAAGtagtataagttccttgaaggccaGGCCCACACCTAGTAGTATAATATACTATAAGTAGTATAATATAAGTTCCTGAAGGCCAGGCCCACCACCTAGTAGTATATCATATAAGTAGTATAAGTTCCCTGAAGGCCAGGCCCACCACCTAGTAGTATAATATACTATAAGtagtataagttccttgaaggccaGGCCCACACCTAGTAGTATAATATACTATAAATAGTATAATATAAGTTTCCTGAAGGCCAGACCCACACCTAGTAGTATAATATACTATAAATAGCataatataagttccttgaaggccaGGTCTGCCACTTAGTAATATAATGTCATATAAGtagtataagttccttgaaggccgGGCCCGCACCTAGTAGTAtgatataagttccttgaaggcccaggcccaggcccgCCACTAGTAGTACCTCAGTAGAAGCTTGTTATGTCCTTTCTCCAACCTTGGATCCAGTCTCCCAGcacattgaaagaatctactctCAAATGAACAAGCCTTTAGACCTCCtggaagtgaaaagaaagaatgagaagtaGACATGTATATGGCAGATCCCATGATTTATTAGTTCAACCTTGCTTCTGACCAAGGCTGATTCCAACAGCAAACATCCAATGGGATGGCCTTTTGAGAGAAGATCCACCCTCAAGCAAAGTGGACAATGAGCAGAGCCAAAGTATCTGCAGTGAGGATCTTTGTTCTGTGGGTCACAGGGGAGGAGGATGGGGGAAATGGAAGCTCCTGTTGGCTGTATCCATAGCCCTGCTTTGTGTGGCCAGGGAAAGCTTACAGAGTTCTAGGGGATCTGCAGAGCTGTGGCCACAATGACCCGGCTCAGGGGGCTCCAGTCTCATCTGGACTCTGAGTGGATGGCTTGGAGGACTCACTCCTGCTCAGCAGCTGCAGGAAGGGGCACAGGTGGGTCTGCAGACCAAGGTTGTATAGGAAACTGGTTGGCAGCAGGAGACCTGGCAGGAGGGGAGCCCACAGGTCACAGGTTTGCAGCGGACAGGCACGCACACAGCAGGTTTGCAGCAGACAGGCACACAGCAGGCAGACTGGCAGGGGCTGGACACACAGCAGCTGGACTGGCAGGAGCTGGACACACAAGAGGGGCTGCAGGGACTAGCCTGGCAGCAGCTGGACTGGCAGGGGCTGGACACACAACAGGAAGGGGAGCAGCTGCCAGCTCCACAGACTGCCTGGCAGCTGGTCACCACAGGGCACGCTGGACGGCACAGCAGGGCCACACAGGAGGCCGGGCGGCAGCAAGGACGGACACAGCAGACGGGCTTGCAGCACACGGGCACGGAGCAGGTTGGCTGGCAGTCAGAGGAGCAGCTGGTGTGGCACATGGTGGGTGGATGGATGGGTTTTTCAGGAGAGGAGTAGAGGAGGAGGGATGGATTTGGAGTGCTCCTTCCCCTCTGCCCAAGGCTTTTATACTCCTCTGAAGAATGACATCCACAGAGtggctttccttccttcttggtgTTTTCTTCATGTTCTCTCCAAATACCTTATGACCCTGCTGTATAATTTCCTATGAGAGTTGACTCAGATGACTCGCACTGACTCTTGAGCGTAATTTGTGCCTCCATCTCTCAGCCTTCATTTCCTGGGGGAAAGGATATCAGTTCAATTA
This window contains:
- the LOC100927022 gene encoding keratin-associated protein 10-9, which translates into the protein MCHTSCSSDCQPTCSVPVCCKPVCCVRPCCRPASCVALLCRPACPVVTSCQAVCGAGSCSPSCCVSSPCQSSCCQASPCSPSCVSSSCQSSCCVSSPCQSACCVPVCCKPAVCVPVRCKPVTCGLPSCQVSCCQPVSYTTLVCRPTCAPSCSSPASAKAGEPSSSSATPRVAFRSNRRPLLAPPLALSPYTLAPTSLNGSCPAGQSDRCVAPGSPVVGPGQLPHLPASWPLPGPTLLLPPAAHPWRGFLAGLLSPSSAAFPSGQPLCVPVCCKPSCCISLPSCSVTTSCCPTSCCCPSSCCPPASCVSLICRPVCSPASCYVPVSCKPPYCAPTSSSSSCCTPSCYPATTCCRPASYVALGCRPTCCKPICCTLSCGQKSCC